Part of the Pieris rapae chromosome 14, ilPieRapa1.1, whole genome shotgun sequence genome is shown below.
CTTTCTCTTCGATCTCAAATTGTGTAAAGTATACGATTCAAGTAATTTGCTCTTACTTTGACTGCCAAGTCTAACTATATTATCTGTTATGTTCAAAATTCCCTCTAAAAACTGATCCAGGGCGTGGTTCGTGTAACAGATTATAAGCATTGGTGTGCCGTCTAGGGACAAGTTCTTAAGAATAGTGGAAGCGATTTTGACTCCAAGGAATGTTTTGCCTGTACCAGGAGGGCCTTGTATTACTGCGAATTCTTTTGTTAGGGCGAAATTGTATGCCTCCATTTGGGATTGGTCTAAATCAAATGAATCTGAAGTGGGCCATTGTGATTTATCTAACACGGGAAAGTATATTTCGCCATTTTTACTTTGAATACTGTATATCGTGTCTGAAGTTAGATAAGCAGGAGGGTTTGTGTTTGcctaaaaatgattttgaccagagattttatttgcaataaacataatattaaaatggacCATATAATTATGATGGCAGAATGAATCCATAGAGAACTGAAGAAATTTGGAGGgagttttattatagaatgGGAAAAACAGACTCCGAAatgttgccagccttttaaaaattggtttgCAATTTTTTAAGGATGCTTAGTCAAATTCAGCAAaaagcttattttatttattataaaataaagaattcatGTAATACATGTTTTCTATACCAGTACATACCTGAACATCCACAATATAATTCTTCATAGGCAATTCATCTGGTTTGCAGTTTTGCAAGACTTTAAGGACTCTGTGGTAGGGCTCAAAAAACACCTCACTTTCAACCATTAGGAGCGACTgagagaatatattttgtgacAGTGGTCTCTCAAATGCAACTGCAAtctgaaaacataaataagattgcttaaaaaaatattaagtccACATTAAgccaattaaattatatatttaataaatatgtcttGGCATGACTCTTGAGGTccaaaaaataacaaggacAAGGACACCCATTCACAGACAATTTACGTCCTATAAAACTTGTGTTTGATTAGTTAAGGTAAGGTAACActaaaactacttttttttaaactgctTTAAGCATATACCACTCATTAATTGTTATCTAGctacccacaacacagggactCCCTTGTGTGGAgactagaaatatattaattttgtcacAAACTAGGTATTTGTcagtaataaagtatttatatgttttctaTTTACGGCTAATACATATGAAGAAATTGTGAAGAAccgttttaatattacaaatctaTAAGTTAGATATGCCAATTAGTTTCGAGTTAAGTCTAGAAATCAAAGACAGAAGTCTAAAGTCGCATAACTGTACTACACAAAGAAttcaaataaactaaaatctgTAGCCCGCATAGAGAAACTCACAATTAAAACATCTTCTTTATACACAATCTATATATTCAAGAACTTTAACAGCTTTAGGATTTTGCCGTCCCATTTACTAACAATACTAATGAGACATCAACAAGCAAGCAAGCAACAACAGTTTGTTTTGATATAATGtacaaatttcaaaaatttcttaatacatatatataacaaataatataatacttacacAACCTTGCCGTAGTAAGCCAGAATTAACATCCAAAACAGATGCACATagtatattattgaaattgtcACTTGTAAAGAGTAACAATGATCCAAACATAAGTTGCTTATTGAATCCATATTTTGTGCAGTCAACGGATTTCTGATTATTTCGTTCATTCCAAGCAATATCTACTAAATAGCCCACTTTGTTTGCACTTAGATATGTGGATATTATTCTTACTTTTGGATATACTCTTAAaaggaaattttatattagaacaaACTTAGTAGTAAGTATAAATGGTATAAGTATGTTGCTTTGTCACAATGAATATTATTCGTACATAGATGCACAACTGATTCTCAGTCCGCGGATTGAACACTCTGAGGAAGTGAACTAATCTCTTTTATTTACggttattgcaaatatttaagttaaaatatgtcaatatggttgactaaaaaaaaatataaaaaatgtgatatACATAACTATTTCAGTTAAACTTTTACACATAGACGTAAActcttattttgttaaatactacACTTACCTTATGTTTTCATGTCTTCTTTTGTTtggattttgtaaatattttgctgaaattattttaaattaatattaatggcAAACTTAAGAGACAAATACtaatactgaaataataaatttaaaaatttataatattagtattagtaatttcaaaataaaaaaatattcaaatctgCTTTTCAGTTGAGAAATAtatctatgaaatataaaatttaaattggtttAGTAGACACTGcaaatctaaattaaacaacaatatattCTAACAGCCACTAATTATAGATGTATCAAATTAACACATGCAAGACATGTcttcaaaaaaatgtttaccaaCATATTCCATCTCTGAGTGGCCCAAAGCAATCTTCTCTCAGCAGCCTGAACTGAACATCTAAATAGTGTTCCAGATTTGAGTAAGCACCATGAATTATGTTTGGCTGAATATTCACTAAAGGATTACCAAGTAGATCCTCTTTTGTAGGAAAGATTGGGATGTTTCTAAAACTATTTACGTcatgctttttattttgtgtgatAATTGTTTCATTACCCTGCAAGCAAAAATgtggaaaatattattttaatatacaaattcatACCCATTATttgtaagaattaaataaatcttgttACACTGTTGTATTTAAAAGCTTCACTTGTCTCAtactgtaaatttatttaaattttatgaaaagttAGGAAATGGTGTCTACAGGCTCATAAATTGGTTAaagtttacaattcaatacctaacataacctaacctaaccaaactacataataattcgttttttggacagttatttaaaataaagtattaatatactaacctaaccgaactagataataattcgtttCTTCTATGCTTAGATtcgtacatttattattttttaaaagtattcgAATTAAAAGCACAGAATAAATACCTCAGATATTGATAGTacaattttttctttcaatCCTAATATCTTTGTATAATAGTTTTCCCCAATTCTTTCACTATGTTCTTCTTGGACTCCTATAGCACTTAATTCCGCAGTTTCAACTAAATCATTCAATAGACTTAGTAACTCTTTTGAATAATCTCTATAGTTCAAAATACCTTGAAATAACTCATaaacattattgtaaaatGATTCAACATCTTCCCAAAACTGCATATTTAAACGTTTTTCAACTATTCTCACTAAAGGTAACTTAGATAAGTAATCCTGAAGCTGTGCTAAGAATGTTGATTCAAGAAACTTCGTTTTTAGCAAAAAGCTAACTTTACTATTTTCGCCGCAGTccattgatttataaaaagcggctaatattttgacaatcaaaacaatataatcGTTCTTTAATTCGCTATTGAACAAAAGCCAAAACCCAGGCCTATTGGCTAATTCTATGTTTAGAGAAGGCGGTTTGATAAAGGAAATGTCAAGAAGCCGTTTGAACCCAATAGGTTTCCTTTCAATATCCAAAGCTTTCTGGGGTTTGGCAATGGCAACTTCTTCATCAGCGAATTGAGAGGAACTTGGTCTCGTCTCTTCTATAACAGTTCCATCAAACCAGTCAATTCTTAGAGACTTATTTCCATCAGTCatgattttgatattttattgcagTTCGTCTATAATCAGATTCGTAGTTGAAATGTATacgtaaataacttttaacttttaaaaaagtctTAATTCCGACTAGATATATTAGACTGTTTGTTTATGTGTCATCTATCGGTTGACGTCTGACGTTTTGtacttttattgtaaattgtaatattttgacaAGTGATAAGTGACacgtataaattttataaagtatagataataaaacacCAAGTAGTACATAGGATCTTTTCAAGCTAGTAGTATTATCATCAGCATAATCTAGTTTTAGTCGATGTCTAGTATTATCTTGTAACCTAGGATTAGCATTAGTTTATgcataataatgaaatagttTAAAGCTATTTTAAGCTTTCAAAAATAAGACCGTACACAAGTTTGTGTGCTTAGGTATTTTAGTTGGCTACTTTTTTCGTTCAATAAGGTCAAGTGGAAGGGCTTTCGCGCTGGGAAGCGGGATTCAGAGGTAATATCAGTACAGCAATTTGGGTCCGAATTTGCGCATTAGAGAGTTGAAAGTGGTAGCCCGACGTAAAGTAGGTACCGTCTCGCATTGCTGATCACATCAAGCTCCTTACAGGCTAATTTGACCAAATGACCGCGATACTGAATAATACTCacctaatttataaaaaaacttactttaaaatgtaacaaatatatatttttgtgttataacGTACCAAATACATCTTGCAGAACTAAACTACAAATGAATTACTTAAgggtatttttataacaatgtttGAGACAAATTCGTTTCAGAAGAACCCTAGATTGCAAAGAAAGtttcattaatattgaaatgaaCAATTTCCTTATTCATCGatgtttgaataaagtaaaggAATCCTTAAACTCTTTTCGTAAATTCGTTGGCAATGTGCCATCGGAAAGAGTCCATTTGGCACTTTATAATTCTCTTCTGgtaatgaaaaatacattctctccacattttgtttttgaaccaaaattgttttatctgtattaatgtcttatattattttatttacttgtacgtttactgcacaaggcAGAATTGACATCTTAAGCTCTAATATGTAAGTACTAAACGagtacatcaaccaatagtgtgtatttttttctcaatctcgctttctttctttcaatcGAACTCAATATAACTCTCCTTTcgtcgacaaaaacgctgcacatcttcgtgccgctaaaattattattattgctgaGTTTCtagcccgttcttctcagaacaaggcctcctggtagttttccGACgtcttgctctttcgcgaattttgtaaacgtttcaTATTGTGAGTGcaacattcataagcatgccctaagacacATCTAAACTGATTGATTTGTTTGCCTTTCATCCGTAAGGACTCTATGCGTTTTCTatacttagttttataagaagATTTCGTGATTtcaatttttactataaaatttgctaattattttctttatattcaacggtgtttaatatgttatttataaagatataactTAGCGTGAAGTTCATCTAAGAGAGGtgatagtttaattaattgccAACTAAAATATGATCTTTGTCGCCCGCCATTCCCTGAATCCTTTAATCAAGTTTATTGTAGGGTCTAATGACTAATTACTACAAGCAAAGAGGTGgtgtacaattttattacatgaATCTAGGGCCAAATTTTAATCTACTTAATTTAAGCAGATTAAATTTTGGACCTAGATCCATCAACTTAATTTAGGACATTAAGAATAGTATTCTAGATAAACTGTCACTGTCATATTATAGTATGTTCTGTGGAAGTTTTAATACTTAACGAATACGTATTTCACTCTGTGACGTTGAGTTAGTGTTTAACAAAAGGTCCAATCCCCAATGATTTGATTCTAGACCCTTATTTTACCCTTGAGAGTTGTTTTCAAGTTACATGTGTACAAAGCGGAAAATCTATCAACAAACCTTTTTGATAGGTTTACTGCCGCCGCGGCTATTTTGTGGAGTTCCttacaatgttatttatttttttgtatgtagaGGCACTGAACCTAAAGAAACTAACACATATAAAACCTCATTACAAATTACCCTTGTAAAGGATTTACATTGGAAGGAATATCCTCGCAAATTCgttagattatatttattgaataggtACTTTAGCACTTACTTTAGTACTTTAGGTAATTAAGCTGCGTTAATTTGAAAATGCACTACTACAGGCTAGGCTACTACTAGAAATAACTAATCACCAGCCAGCTTAGacctttaaacaaaacaatagaGATAAAGACAATCTACCAATATCTCTTATCTATTttagaaattgtatttaaacttaagcAGAGATGCTGACAGATATTGATGCGAAAGTGGTGACCAAAAAAGAAACACGGTTTTAATGGAAGTTAGCTTGACAAATTTGCTAGAGATTCGATATGAATGCTATAAATCTTTGTCGACATCTTGACAGTAACTGATAaggaaatcaatttaatttgtatttcacTTTGATGGATCTACATCAAGGCGTTTAGTACTTAGTTAAAAATGGCTCCTCACAATGTtaactgtatatatttaaatgtacctttaacattttgtttcataatatgtgcgtgtattttattgcaaataccAGTGAAAGATAAAGAAAACTTTCCTGTAAAGTTACTCGTTGCTTTTGATTCCCTGGGAGATATCccttatcaatataataatttccgATTATTTTAGGTATCATTGCGTctaatatcaaattttattgaatattttttctatacacGACGCGAATATCGTCCAATTCATAAAATGCAACAGGCTCAAGCGGTCAGAACATGTGCAAATGGTGGACGGCAGAACCCCAAGTTCCTCACTAAACTCACAACCTGGTGGCAAGAGAAAACCCCGAGTCTATGTTTGTGGTATGGAGTTGATAAGGGCATCGAAACAATTCGGATTTCGAAATTGGACGGAACAAGCACTAAATAGATTGCGATGGCGAAGATACTTGAGAAGGCTAAGGCCCACAATGGGACTGCCATTCATGATGATCATGATAGGTACCAGACTTTTACACAAATTACGAAAAAGCAAAAAcaatgtaatgttttatatatgtaccatTTCATATTGTTTTTGGATTTGCATAGAGTAATTATTGCAATTGTCAGTTGTCACAACTTAGTTTCATCGGTTTTGAGTAATATACGCTGCCATGTTAATTTACTTTcctgatttgattttttagaTAGAATCGGATATATAGTTTTGTATCGGCCGATTCTTTCATCcaaggatttttattatttaaggataTTAATTTCTCACGTCTATTAGTCATTGCTTACTTTTTTTCAACCTCCCAACGGACACACAAAATTCGCTTGCTCAGACTTATACAAGGGGTATATTCActgttaagaaaataataataataataataatttattcattgcacgaatatggtacaaaatgtcaaggtggtacaattgtcagtcgttcgcatattctgccacacacagtggcgcgcaaatttatcttagtttagattttacattattagtcagattcatatcaattaagtcaattatcatacataattaaatttatataaattaccatgtctcacacaaataatcgtttattgagtagtacgttttttctaaaagtaatgcactaagtcgctttttaaagattcttgtcggaagatctttaagttctttcggtaatctattgtaaattttaattgccatacagaaggcgtttttccgaaataattctaaatttatttttggcacagccaatttctccccatgtctactacttactacattcgatttaaaaaatatgtatatttctgtgtacgaacagggacatttctaatatataaatacatggaagaGATAACACTTTGAGTCTCTTAAATAGAGGCACGCAACTATCGATGCAATTTGCTCCACAAAttgctctaatacattttttttgggccttaaataccctattcacttcgactgaatttccccaaattataattccatatCTAATTATAGATGCAATATATGCATGATAAGCAGCTAATACCGCAGCATGGTTAACAGTTTCCCTTAGTCGTTtcaacacaaaaacaaaacggtctattttgttctgtaatttttcaatatgtgatttccaattacaaaatgtatctatcgttatacctaaaaatacacactCGTTCATTATGTCtagtttattgtgtttatattgtacgtctattagtgttttagagttatatgtctgaaaatgaattatgttagttttggtcatgtttatttgtaggttatttaaattcatcCAGTTGATGGCGTCgtctagagatttaattaagttgttttttaaatcttggtcgtttttgccttttattataagtgtagTGTCATCAGCAAATAGTATACAGTTCTGGTGTATAGCATCTGGGAGgtcatttatgtatgttagaaAAAGTAGTGGGGCCAAAATACTGCCCTGAGGTGTTCCGTACtcatttttcttatagttGGATCTataggttttttgttttagtttacaaatctttgttatttccACATATTGCATTCTATTTTCAAGGTAACTTTTCACCCAGTTATAGGCATTACCTCTTATTccgtaaaattataaaagtaaagtttgacatattatagttatataaaataatatagttagcAAAAGTAAGTAGAATAAAATACAGAGGCGCGTAAATTACCTATGCCTCGATAAAATGGGTCATCTAAGAAGTCGTTGAATCCCAAAGGTTATAAATTCCGCCAAAATGATCCCAAAACTTTAGTTTGTATTAATATGCAGATTCCGGC
Proteins encoded:
- the LOC110999548 gene encoding NFX1-type zinc finger-containing protein 1 isoform X1; translated protein: MTDGNKSLRIDWFDGTVIEETRPSSSQFADEEVAIAKPQKALDIERKPIGFKRLLDISFIKPPSLNIELANRPGFWLLFNSELKNDYIVLIVKILAAFYKSMDCGENSKVSFLLKTKFLESTFLAQLQDYLSKLPLVRIVEKRLNMQFWEDVESFYNNVYELFQGILNYRDYSKELLSLLNDLVETAELSAIGVQEEHSERIGENYYTKILGLKEKIVLSISEGNETIITQNKKHDVNSFRNIPIFPTKEDLLGNPLVNIQPNIIHGAYSNLEHYLDVQFRLLREDCFGPLRDGISKYLQNPNKRRHENIRVYPKVRIISTYLSANKVGYLVDIAWNERNNQKSVDCTKYGFNKQLMFGSLLLFTSDNFNNILCASVLDVNSGLLRQGCIAVAFERPLSQNIFSQSLLMVESEVFFEPYHRVLKVLQNCKPDELPMKNYIVDVQANTNPPAYLTSDTIYSIQSKNGEIYFPVLDKSQWPTSDSFDLDQSQMEAYNFALTKEFAVIQGPPGTGKTFLGVKIASTILKNLSLDGTPMLIICYTNHALDQFLEGILNITDNIVRLGSQSKSKLLESYTLHNLRSKRKSKYGYLYASKRSEMEKVFDEMMEIQTDIDKCGKELLCYETIKPFLNLELKSVDEDPILAWLFGNERPTVEVDDWEKECEVSGTEKVETCFSEEWALKEIDSMKNSIKYVEDITDVGMDRQKMIEKFQLQTEKIKQRLDCFKKYMGRQNEGRTIKLESIKDLYNLTIDEKWNVYFYVVDLLKKKLMKKMEELLEKHNGLATELEEVSTLIDSDVMKTVRVVGVTTTFAARRHDLMRKLFSPIVIVEEAAEVLEAHIVASLTMRCQHLILIGDHKQLRPSAAHYKLARCYNLEISLFERMIKNTVHSKTLVTQRRMCPKFVELLVPTIYDKLDSHSSVYGYNNVRGMKDNLYFFNHSVYEDSEGLEDTWSHKNTFEAEWSVALANYLRNMDYSAEDITILSTYTGQATLIKELSKKHQLLRDVRITVVDNYQGEESRIVILSLVRSNRDGNIGFLSAANRICVALSRAKEGFYIFGNINVLGTASSIWQEIHKKLVSMNAVGKAFEVQCSRHNQVCKIERPQAFIDCLKGECLKKCP